The DNA region CGATGCCGACATCCGCCAGCACAGCTGCGCGCCGGTCCCGGCGGCCGCCTGCCACAGCTTCCAGGAGGCGAAGTTCCGGTCGGCCAGCACCAGCATCCCGCTGTCGAGCGCGGGCAGCAGATCGACGGCCAGGGTCTGCTCGCCGGTGCTGGACGGCCCATGGGCGGCGGCCAGCAGCACCCGGGTTCCGGACTCGGCCAGCACCAGCGCCCGCAGCTGCGGATACGGATTCTGCGACCTGCTGCCGTTGCCACCACGGCCGAAGAACCCCTCGTTCGCCGCCGTGTCCGGCACATCCAGGGTGAACCCGTCGACCGTCACCACCCGCAGCCCGGCATGAAAGACCCCGGGCGTCACAGGCGTCCCCGCCGGCACCGTCGTCCGCGCAAACAACAGCTTGAACGGCTCCGCGCCCAGCTTCGCCTTCGCCTTCGTGATCGATCCCGTTCCCGGAGCCTGCCAGTCTCCCCAGCCGCCACCCGTCAACGCCTGCGCATCGGCCAGCCTCGACAGCACCAACCCGTACCCCGACCGCATGAACAGCCAGCACGCCAGCGTGAATACCATCATCAACCGAGCCGGCAGCCGCCGATACCGGACCTCCCGCACCCCTGCCGCCTCGATCACCTCATCCAGCACCGCCGCCGGGAACGACCGTGCCAGCACCCCGATCGAGACCCGATCAGGCAACCGCTCCTCCGCCGACCTCACCTCACGCGTCACACCAGCCACAAACAGAGACTACACCCATGTAACTCTAAAGAAGCGACATTGGGGGGCGGTCCGTCCGGTACTGGCTTGGGCACCGGCGACACAAGTTGGGGGGTTACGGGTGAGTTGAGGCGTTACGGGTAGGTGGGCATGCAGGCCGCAGATCACGGCGAGCGCCCTCGCTGGCTGCAAACCACGAGTCGGGTCATACACTCCTTCGAGCATGTCTGTCGATCCGGAAAAAGGGGGTGTCGTGGGAGTCATCGACGACTTTGTGAGCCAGTACGAGCGTCAGTTCGACTACTGGGAGGCGCTGGCGCATACCGCCCAAGGTCTCCTCGAAGCGGATCTCGCCAGTTCAGGGGTTCGCGCCATTGTGACGAGTCGAGCGAAGTCGGTGGATCGATTGATTGAGAAGTTGCGGCAGCGCAGTCAAAATCAGCCCTACGGCTCCGTCGCTGAAATTGGCGAGGACATTGCGGACCTAGCTGGAGCACGCGTAGCACTCTACTTTCCCGGTCAGATGGAGGAGGTCGAACGGGTTATCCGCGACACGCTTGATGTGAGGAAGGCTAAGCGGTTTCCCTCCATAGAGCCCGTACCGAAGACCGCTGCCGAGACCGATGCGACGAGTCAAGGTCCGTCATCGCCTGGGGACACCGATAAGCACCGGCAACGATTTCCGGGCTACGGCGCGCGGCACTTCCGAGTCTTCATCCCTGCGTCTCGACTGAGCGTCGGGCAAGAGCGCTACGGGTCAGCAATCGTCGAGGTTCAAGTGGCGTCGGTCCTGATGCATGCGTGGTCGGAGGTCGAGCACGACTTGGTCTACAAGCCGCTAGAAGGTGGCCTATCGCCGTCGGAACATGCCCTCCTTGATCAGCTGAACGGGCTGGTGGTCGCGGGCGAGATTGCCCTTGAACAACTGCAAAAGGCTGGGGACGCGCGCGTCGCTGCCGCCGCGACGCCGTTCCGAGACCACTACGAGCTCGCGGAGTTCCTCCGAACCCGCCTTTCCGCGCTAGGCGCCTCACTCACCGACGCGACCTTGGGTCGGGTTGACGTCCTGTTCGAGTACCTTGTCGAGCAGGGAGTCGCCACTGCTTCGTCGGTAGAGCCCTACCTCGATCTACTCGAGCGGGACTTCGAACGTCGGCCAGTAGCTGATCAATTAGCAGACCTCATGCTCGCCGGAGACAAGTCTCGGTACGACGCCTACCTAAGAGCAATGTCGACGTCGCGTCACGCCTCGAAACGCCGTCGCACTACCGTTGATAGCTTGCTGGCAGACTCACCGGAGACGTTGGCAGTCGGAGAATTCATCGCTGCATGGGTGCTGTTTGAGACCCTACTGAGGGACGTTGTGGGAGATGAGGGGGAGCGGCTTGCTCCCCTACCGACTCTGGCTAAGCGACTGGCAGCGAGGAAACTAATTTCTCCGCAGCAGTTCCGTGAACTCGAATTTATGCGCCAATTGCGCAACCGAGTTGTTCACGGGGGGTCGAAAGACCTTCCTCCTGAGCGACTGCGAGAAGCGGCTGCTTGGTTGCGCATTCTGACAGCAGACATCGATAGCAAGGCCGCCTAAGCATCCCTTTGGGAGCGCCTCGGATAAACCGGCGAGGGGGGCCGCGCAGGCAGACGCGGCGCCTCTGGCGCGCGCCCATAAACGGGCGACGCGGGTGAAATTCCTAGTTGCCGGTCCTTTCGCCGAGCAACTGGTAAGTAGGGTGGTTCTGCCGAGTGCTTTGGCTCCCGACGTTTGCGGATCGACACGCTAGCGCCGACATGTCGTCTCGCGACACGCCCTGGGCCTGACTCTGGCGGGCCGTGGAACGAATGATGATCAGACGTACGTCATGCTGCGCCGCCCGTGGCGCCCGTCTATTACGGTTGGCGGATGGAGCAGCCCTTTCGTATCGGGTCGGGGCACGACGTGCACGGTCTGTTCGCGGGTCACACGCTGGTTCTTGGCGGTGTCGTCGTGCCGTCGCCTTCCGGGTTCGACACTCACTCAGATGGAGACGTGCTCAGCCACGCCCTGGTCGACGCGCTCGCAGGTGCCATCGCGGACGGCGACCTTGGCACGCACTTTCCCGAGGACGACCCAGCGGCCCAAGACGCGCGCAGCCTTGACTTCGTAGGGCATCTAGCTGGCCTGGTCAGAGCGGCCGGATATGAGATCGCCAACGTGGACACCTTCGTGGTCCTAGGAACGACCAAGCTGCGACCGCATCTAGAGGCGATGCGCATAAACCTCTCCGATGCTTTAGGCGTCGACCTGTCTCAAGTGTCCGTGAAGGCACGGTCAAACGACGGATTCGGCGACGCCGGCACGGGTCGTGCATGTGAAGCCTGGGCGACCGTCTTGATCTATCCCGCGAGTGCTTGAGGACTTGCCTCCGCCTCATCTATCGGGATGGCGGTTTCCCAGACGTCATCGAAGCTGCGCCGGTATGCGTCGAACCATGTGCTGCCTTCGATGCGTCGAAGGTGGAGCACCGGATTCGCTGACCCAGGCGCACCCCAGATGTGTGGATTGGCGAGGAGGACGTCATCGAAGCGGAACAGCGATGCGTAGACGCCGACCCTGTGAAGTCGTATTTCGCAGCCCGCGACGGGGGTCAGCGGCCGGTAGTAGGTGAGTGCCGCCCGGACCTTGTGGGCAAGGGTTCCTCGCAGACCATCTTCGCGGTCCCTAATCTCGACCGCATCGCTGGTGGGGTCGGCCCAGCAGAGGCGCACGCCGACCCCTGCTGCTGCCCTCTCGGCCAGCATGTCGGCGATCCGCGGGTTGACGTTCGCGAGGAATGTTCCCGCGAAGACCAGGACGTCAATGCTGCGGGTCGCAGTTCCCAGCAGCTGGAGCCACGTGTCGCGTGGAACAGACGACCGGTCCGGATACACCCTCACCAGTTCGGACTCGACAGACTCGACCCGCTGCTCTGGGGTGGGCTCATCAAGTAGTTCAGGCCAGAGATAGACCTCGTCCACATCGAGTGTCTGAGCCACGAGCCATCGCGTCTCTCGATGGGGCGTACGGCCAGAGTTGATCCAGCGCTCGACCGTCTTGGCGTTCACGTCGCAGGTTCGGGCGAGCTTCGAAGGGGTGAACCCCCGGCGCAGCATCGTGGATCTCAGCCGCTCATTCATTCCATTAGTACACGGGACGTATCAGGCCATGTCAAGGACGCGGAAGGACGTTCTTCTCGACGCTACAGTGATCGGGTGCCGCGCGTGATCCTCTGGGACATCGATCACACGCTGATCGAGAACTCTGGCGTGAGCAAGGAGATCTACTCGACGGCGTTCGAGCTTCTAACCGGGCGTGTGCCTCGACATGCCGCCCGAACGAACGGTCGAACGGATCTGGCGATCATGGAGGCGATGCTGGTAGAGAACGGAATCAGCGACGTCGAATGGGTGGACACGGCTGACGCCCTCCAGCGCGCGGGCGCCGTACACCGTGCAGCTTTGGCTGCCAGAGGCGCTGTGCTTCCAGGAACGGTCGAGTTGATCACTGCTCTGGCGTCTCGTCCACCCGTGGTGCAGACGGTGGTGACGGGGAACATTCGGGCTAATGCGGAAGTCAAGCTCAAGGCACTTGGCCTCGGAGACCACTTCGATCTTGACGTCGGCGGCTACGGCTCTGATCACATGGAGCGTTACCGGCTGGTGCAGATCGCGCGCCAGCGTACGGCCGCGAAATACGGGCCGCAGTATGGCGAACCGCACTGCGCGATTGTCGTCGGTGACACCCCCAGAGACATTGAGGCAGCGAAGCGTGGGGGTGCAGAAGTCCTAGCCGTTGCCTCGGGCCTGTACAGCGCAGATGAGCTGCGAGCGGCAGGCGGGCTACTCGTCGTCCAAGACCTGGCCGACACGAGTGAACTGCTCCGGCTCCTCGACCTGACGTAGGACATTTCGGGACACGTCGCCTTCGTCCTCGGGCGTCCCCTGACGTCCGAACTGCCCGTCCGCGAAGTTTCGGCGTCCCCTACCCCTCGGTTCTCCTGGATGCATGCCCAGAAAGGGCGATCACAGGAGGTGGAGAGATGGCGGTTCAAGGTCCGTTCCAGGTGGTGTTCGAGCAGGTGTTCCCGCACGGGCTCGGTGTCGTGGGCGCGGTAGCGCCGATGGCGGATTTCGACGCGTCGACGCGGGAGAACCGGGTGCAGGCGAGGGACAAAGACACCGGTCTGCCGGTGTGGGTGGTCGACGTGATGGATTTCGACCCCGACGCACGGGAGCGGACGTTCAAGGTCAAGATCACCGCCGACATCGAGCCGGTCGTGCCGCCGGTGGTGGCGGGGACCCCGGTGCGTCCGGTGGTGTTGGACGGGCTGACCGTGACCCCGTACCTGAAGGAGGTCGGCAACGGTCGGCAGAAGATCGCGTACTCGTTGCGGGCAGCGAGCATGGCGGCACCCCGGCAGCGGACGACCGATCCGAAGGCGGCCTGAGCCATGGCTGCCGAAGCGACGTTGCAGACGATTCTGCAACTGAGCGAGACGGCCAGGTTCGGGGTGGAGGCACGGGCCCGATCCGGTCGGCCGTTCGTGCTGCTGCGGTGCCCAGCAGGGTTGTCGTTGGTGACCGGCGACGTCGCGGCGTTGGACGCGTTGGCGACCGCGGTGATGGATGCCCGAGCCGCGTTGCTAACCGCCTGCGGGCAGGTGTGGCGGTGCGGGGAGGACAGCCCCGACGTGCTGCAGCGCCGCTACACCGCTCTCGGGCTCGGCTGGCGTGACCCGATCGAGGAAGAGTCGCCGGGGCGGGAGGAACCGACCCGGCGGATGCCGGGTGAGCCTCCGGACGGGATCTCCGACTGGCTGAGTGTGGAGGAAGCCTCCGAGCTGAGCGGGGTGGCGGTCACGACGTTGAAGAACGGGGAGTGGCGACGTGCCCACGGCCTGGTCGCGGACAAGGACAGCCGGCATCGGCTCACGTTCCGTCGTGAGGACGTGGTCGCGCTCGGCCCGCCGCGGGGTCGGGGACGGCCAGCAGCATGACCACCCCGGTCGCCTCCTGGGGCGGGTCCGTGATCACCGGGATCCGGTGGATCGTGCGTGGTCTGCGAACCGGTCTGGGCGAGGTGTGGTGGTGGATCGGCGGCGGACTGCGGTTCGTGCGCCGGGCACCAGCTCGGGCCCTGGCCTGGACGGCTGGCACGGTCTACGGCTACCTCCATCAGACCTGGCTTCTCCTGACCGCGCTGGTCGTGGCTGTGGTGCCGGCGTTGTGGGCCAGGTGCTGGCCGACCTCGTACCTGCGGCTCGTGGTGCATCCGGCGTGGCGGCGTCGCATCCGCCGCTCCCTTCGTCGGACGTGGCCGATGTTGATGGAGCGATCCGGGCTCGGACGGCGGGTGATCGGCAAGGACGGCACCGAACTCCACACACCTGCGCTCGGCCGCAGCCGGTGGGAGGACCCCGACGTGCTCGTGGTGACACCGCAGCTGATGGTCGGGCAGACCGTCGAGGACCTCGTCGCCGTCTCGGAACGACTGCGGACCACCGTCGGGTCCCGGCAAATCCGGATCATCCCCAACGACACCCACACCGGCTGCACGGTCCGGTTCCTGTTCGCCGACCCGCTCGCGGCGGTGGTGGAGGCCAGGTTCCCATCCCCGAACCTGGCAGCCACCATCACAACAGCCGAGATGGGTGTGACTGAGGACGGGCAGCCCTGGCGTGTTCCTATCCCGGTCTCGACGTTGACGGCCGGGTGCACCGGATCGGGCAAGGCGTCGGCGATGTGGATGCTGCTGCTGAACCTCGCCCCCGCCATCCGGTCCGGGCTCGTCCAGGTCTACGGCGTCGACTTGAAAGGCGGGATGGAGCTCGGGCTGGGCACTCGCCTGTTCACCCGCTACGCCACCACCCCCGACCAGGCTGTGGTCCTGCTCGAGGACGCCGTCCAGGCCATGACCGCCAGGGCCGCCACCCTGGCCGGCCACGCGAGAAGCCACACCCCGTCGACGGCTGCGCCGCTGGTCCTGGTGCTCATTGACGAGCTGGCGATGCTGACCTCATACCTGTCGAACCAGCGGGAACTGTTCCAACGCGCTGACAAGGCGCTGCGGGCGCTGCTGGGCTTGGGTCGGGCGCCGGGGTTCGTGGTCTGGGGGTTCCTGCAGGACCCCCGCAAGGACACCGTCCCGCAACGGCACATGTTCACCCAGACCATCGCCCTCCGCCTCCGCGAACGCGAGGAAGTCGCGATGGTGCTCAGTGATGGTGCTGTCGCGGCCGGCGCTGCCTGCCACAAGATCCCGAGAACGACACCCGGTGTCGGCTATGCGCTGACCGAGGACGGCGACGTCACCCGAGTCCGGTGCGCGTTCGTGCCCGACGACATGATCCGCGCCCTCGCCGCCCACTTCCGGGCACCCGTCCAGATCCCGATCCACGCACCCGAACTCGCACCCGATGCCGCGCCCAAGTCGCGGACCCGCACCGCCAGGAGCCGATCATGATCACTGCCCATCACACCGCCACAGCTGCTGCGGAGACTCCCGACCTGGTCACGCTCTCGGGTCGCGCCGTGGCCGGGCTGGTCGAGCTGCTGGACCACTGCCACGCCTTCCTCGACACCCACCAGACCGCACGGGTCGCGTTGGAGGAGTACTGCCTGACCTCACCCGCAGGGGTCACGCCGGCCTGGGTGATCGACCGGCTCGCCTGGCAGGCGCTGCTGCTGAGGTTGCAGCTTGTCGAGCAAGCCGAGGAGGACCGCCGTGGCTGATCCGCTGCGGCTGGCCGACCCGCTCGCGTTAGTCACCGGGGCAATGGCCCGCGAGGTCGCCGCCGCGCAGGGTGTCTGCGGACGGCCACTGATCCGCCGTGTGCTGGACCGCGACACCGGCACGGACACGCAGGTCGCGATCCCGTGCGGCTCGACCCGGGAGCGGGCTTGTCCGTCGTGTGCGGCGAAGGCTCGACGGCTACGGATCCAGCAGTGCGCCGAAGGCTGGCACCGCGACACCGAACCCGAGACGCCCGGCGACCACGACGCGGACGACGGCGACAGCGACCAGGTGGACGAGGACGACTGCGCTGGCGGTGAGGCAGAGTCGCGGCGGGCGCGGTCGACCAGACGACGCTCCGACGCACCGGACCTGCCTCGGGTGCCGGTCGAGGACCGCACCGTGGGTCGGACCTACGTTTCTCCGGAGGGTCGGGAGTATCGGCCGTCGATGTTCTTGACCCTCACTCTGCCGTCGTATGGGGCGGTACGGGCGGGTGCGCCGGTTGATCCGGGCACGTACGACTACCGTCGTGCTGCGTTGGATGCGGTGGTGTTTCCGCGGCTGGTGGACCGGTTCTGGCAGAACCTGCGTCGGGTCGCCGGCTACCGGGTGCAGTACTTCGCCGCCGTGGAACCGCAGCATCGGTTGGCGCCGCATCTGCACGCAGCGATCCGCGGGACGATCCCGCGCCAGGTGATCAAGCAGGTGGTGCGGGCGACCTACGTTCAGGTGTGGTGGCCGTCGTTCGAGACACCGGTCTACGTGTATCGCAGACCCCGGTGGGACGGCCACGACTACTGCGATCCCGACACCGGGCAGCTCTTGCCGACCTGGCAGGACGCCCTGGACCAGGTCGACCCCGACACCCCTGCGCATGTGGCCCGGTTCGGGAAGCAGCTGGACATGGCTGGGATCGTCGCCCCGTCGGTCGATGCGGACCGGGCGATCCGGTATCTGACGAAGTACCTCACCAAGTCCATCGCCGACGCCTACACTCCGACCGACGACGACACTCCGGCCGATCCCCGCTACGCCGCGCACATCGACCGGCTGCATGCCGAGCTGCAGTACCTGCCCTGTGGTGAGCGGTGCGCGAACTGGCTCCGCTACGGCATCCAACCGATGGATGCCGGACCTGGTCTTATCGCTGGTCGGTGTGGCGGGAAGGCCCATGACTGGGACCATCTCGGGCTTGGCGGCCGCCGTGTCCTCGTCTCCCGGCAGTGGTCCGGGAAGACCCTGGCCGAGCATCGCGCCGACCGGGCGACCGTCGTCCGCGAAGCCCTGGAAGCGGCGGGGATGCTCGGTCCGGAGATCGAACGCATGGCCGCCACGGTCCTGGCGAAGGACGGCAAACCTCGGTTCGTGTGGACCGACACTCGACCCGACGCGGCCACCTACATTCGCCTGGTCTTGGCCGCTGTCGCCGAACAACGGCGTTGGCGGACGGAGTACCAGGCCGCCAAGGAAGCAGCAGCGGCGCCTGTGGACAACCGTTCAGCAGCGCCACCGTGAGCTGACAGGCAGTGACCCGCACCAAGCGCGCTGGCAGGGCCCATTCCTTGGCCTCCCCCGATGACCAGCCGCCTGTGGTCGGAGGTTCGGTCGTCAAGGGTGAAGCGGAGCGAATCCGTAGGACACGAAGTGCCCTTGACGAGTGGACCGGAGAGCACATTCTCCGAAGTCGGGGGAGGCCGAGAACCCAACCACGCAGAGAGGCGAGTTCGATGGAGAAGATGCTGTTCACCGTTAGGGAGACGGCGGAGATGTTGAGTGTGAGCCGGAATCGGGTCTACGAGCTGATCTATGCCGAGCAGTTGGCGTCGATCAAGATCGGGCGCTCCCGTCGGGTGTCGCGGGCCTCGATCCTCCGGTTCGTGGAGTCGGCAACTCCTGCGACATGAGTGGTCGGCGCGCTGCCGGTGAAGGATCGATCTACCGGCTGGATGATGGGTCGTGGCGGGGTGTTGTTGATCTTGGTTGGCATGGCGGGAAGCGGCGTCGGCGGTATGTCCGGGGCCGTACCAAGGTTGAGGTGACGGGTGCGATTCGTCGGCTGGCGCTGGAGGCTGAGGAGGGTCGGCTGCGACCCGGGCGGGCTCCGACATTGGGTGTCTGGTTGGAGCGGTATCTGACGGAGGTGGCTCCGGCGACGGTGCGGCCGAACACGGTGCATCGGTATCGCCAGGAGGTCCGGCTCTACATAGGGCCGGCGTTGGGGAAGGTGCCGCTGGACAAGCTACGGCCGGACCAGATCTCGGCGTTCTACCAGGATCAGTTGACGCGCATTTCGGCGGGGAGTGTGCGGCGGCTGCATGCGTTGCTGCGGCGGGCGTTGACGGTGGCGGTGCGGTGGCAGTTGGTGGGGTGGAACCCGGTCACGGCGGTTGATCCGCCGTCGTTGTCGCGGCTGGAGGTGCAGCCGTACAGCGAGGAAGAGACACGCCAGCTCTTGGCTGCCGTAGCCGGGTCGCGGTTCGAGGCCCGGTGGCTGCTGGGGGTGATGTCGGGGATGCGGCAGGGCGAGGTGCTGGGCTTGGCGTGGCAGGACGTCGACCTGGTCGAGGGGACGGCGCGGGTGCGTCAGGCTCTGCAGTACCAGCCGGGCAATGGGTTGCAGTTGGTGCCGCCGAAGACGGCGCGGTCTCGGCGGACGGTCCCGCTCCCCCAGGTCACCGTGGACGCCCTGCGGTTGCTCCAGGTGCGGCAGGCCGAGAGCAGGGTCAAGGCTGGGGAGTTCTGGGAGGACTGGGGTCTGGTGTTCTCCACGGAGGTCGGGACGCCGATCCACCCGCGCAACGACTACCGCGACTTCCAGCTGATCGTCGAGCGCGTGGGTCTTCGTCGGATTCGGCTGCATGATCTGCGGCATACGGCGGCGTCGCTGATGCTGGCTCAGGGGGTGCCGGCGCGAGTGGTGATGGAGGTGCTGGGGCACTCTCAGATCTCGATCACGCTGAACACGTACACGCATGTGTCGGCGGGCTTGTCGCGTGAGGCAGCGGACCGGATGCAGCTGCTGCTCGGCGGGGCCTCGGAGGTCGTGGCTGCCAGTTTGGCTGCCGAAGCCGCACCTTCAGCGGATGAAGTCGATGGTGCCGATAGTAAAAGTGGTGCTGACTAGGGCTTTTGGTGGAGCCGCCTTGGGGATTTGAACCCCAGACCTACGCATTACGAGCGAGTCCTGCGACTGATGGCTGGCGATGGATAGGCGTGCCACGGCGTCGATCCTGTTGTTCCTCCAGGTGTCGCGATGGGTATCGCTGGATCGACGGGGACATGTCGGGGACACAGACATCGTCGCCGCTGCCGCCTCAGTCGCCCGATAGCTGCGCAGGGCATTGATGCACAAGTGCGAGTCGATGCGGGGCGGGTCGGTGACGTGGCGGGTGGTGAGGACGGGGGGCAGGCCGTGACCTGCTCCTGCCCTTCGACCCTTTGGGCAATCCACCCGCGCCTAGAACTATAGGTCTTGACCGATATCGGATAGAACCGATATAGTAGGTGCCAGAGCAGACAAAGACCCCGTCAAGGGGTCAACCTTCGCGGGGTCTGAATGCGTTGCGAGCGCACTGACGACTCTAGCGGACTCGGGCCGCCCGACGCCATGGGCAGTCCCGAGAGTCTTGGTGATGCTCGGTTAGGGGGTGGAGAAATGGCGAAGGGCAATAAGCCGGGAACCCCGGCTCCTACGTCTGGGCAGTACAGGCCTGTTGGTGGTGGCCCCGAGGTGACCGTGCCGAAGGGTCACCGCTTGCCGCCGGGTCCTCGACCTGGCGTCACGTGGGTGAACGTCGATCCGACCAAGAACAAGAGCGGACGCAAGTAGCACGATGATCGAGGTGCGTGCGGCGTCCGCGCACCCGATTTTCTGTACTGCGGGAAGTATGCGGCAGGGGTGCGTTAATCTCTGTGCCACTTCCAGGCAGTGAGCGTGAAGACGACGGACGGAGCCGATGGCGAAACAGCACCAGGGCTACGAAGATTGGCGTTGGTGGTCTTCGCGAGCGGACGGACGCGCAGCTGCGAAGAAGGAGTTCGAGAAGCTTCCTGTGGGCATCCAGGGTGAGTTCTTGGGCATCATGAGCAGGTGGCTCTCACAGACGCATGCGAGGCACGAGTACGACAGCCTTGGTCGCGGTCTCCACGAGTTGCGAGTGCGCGAGGGCAACAATCACTTCCGGGTGCTCTTCGCCATCGAAGGTCGCTTGTGCATCGCTCTTAGCGCCTTCTATAAGAACCAGCAGCAGCTGCCGAAGAAGGAAGGCGAGACGGCTCGCAAGCGGATGCGCTCAGGCACGTCAGTACCCTTCGATCAAGGCTGACGGTTGATCCAGTCTGATCTATTGACTTGCAGGTTCTTAAGAAACTACTAGTATCGGTTCGAACCGATAATCTCCACCACGCGGCTCTAGTCGTGTGGATCGAATGTGACTGGGGAGTCTCAAAGATGACGTCGACGAGCGGGTCGTTCAGCGCCTACTTGAACGAGCGGCTGGCTGATCCTGAACTGCGTGCGGGACACGAGGACTATGAGGCGCGGCGCGCAATCGTTGCCGAGCTCGTCAGTCGTCGGAAGGCGCTGGGGCTGTCGCAGTCTCAGGTTGCCCGACGGATGGGCGTGAAGCAGCCGACGGTCTCTGGCTTCGAGAACGAGGACACGGATCCGCGTCTCTCGACCATGCATCGGTACGCTCGGGCTGTCGATGCGTGCATCTCGATGCGGATTCACGCCAGGGATGAAGACGGGGCGTGGGCGCCCGCGGGCTTGTGGAAGGGGTGGCGTCCCAGCGCCACCCCATGCACTCTCGGCAATGTCGCGCCGCCCTACAAGGGCGCGGAGGTCGTCGATCTCGACGCCTACAGGCGGCTAGAGGGCCACCGCAAGGTAGCGGCTAATGCACGTTAGCAGCGACTTGCTACACGTGGGCGCACGAGTCGCTGGGCATGCAAGCCTGCAGGACATTCGAACGTTTCGGATTCACGCCGACTTTGCTGCCTTCCCGACAGCCGACGTGCCCCTGTCGTGGGAGATAGACGAGAACCTCAGCGCAAACGTGGACGACGAGCCGACCTTTGTAATTGACGGCGAGTACGAAGTCCGCATTTTCCAGGAGCTCGAGGACGACGGCGGTAATCGCAAGGACATCGCTGAAGTCAGTCTGAACGTAGGCGCCCTGTATGAGTTGCCTGACGGAGAGACCGGGGCTGGGACCTACGAAGAGGCCGAGGTGGCTGCCTTCACCCACACCACTGCTCGGCTAGCGCTCTACCCATACGTCAGGGCCTTAGTGGCGGACATGACGGTTCGCCTGGGTCTGCCAGGTCTGCTCCTGCCGACAATGCGAGTCCAGATTGCTGCCCCGGCTGAAACATCGGACTGATTCGCCCCTCCTGCTCTCGGCACTCGGCTCGAAGCGCGAGGCGATCGTCAGGGGCGGTCTCTCGTCCTCTGGGCTGAAAATCATGGCGGCATGTTGGGCATGTCTGAACCCGTGAAAGCGAGGACCGGCCCGCAGCGAGCGCCAGCGAGCGAGGACACGGACCGCAGCGTCGGCGAGCGAAGCGAGCCGTCTTGATCCATAAGAGGTCAATTCAGCAGAGCCTGACTCAAGACACTGACTCAAGACACGGAGCGGGACACGGAGCGGGACACGGAGCGGGTCCACGTGTCTTGTAGCGGTTCCGCGGAGCGGGTCCCGGTCATTCGATAGCCGTACCGGTAGCAGCCCCCGTAGTCGGCAGCGCCGGCACCGCGGTCCGTGCGCCGCGCGGTCGGACCACACTGTGACGAGACGCTCTAGGGTTTGGTAACGATTCGGCAACGGTGGTACCGTTCGACGACCTACTGACATCTTAGATGTCAGGCTACCCGAACACGAACGTCAAAGGAGTAGTAATGGCTTCACAGCTTACGAGCGTCCGCTTGGACGATGAGCAGCTTGAGCATCTCCGTCTGCTGGCCGAACTCGATGGATCGAACGTCGCCCAAGTGATCAGAGATGCGATCGTGGCGTACACCGACCGCCAGTTCAACGACCCAGCCTTTGCAGCTCGCGTCGAAGAGGCTAACCAGCGCCGACTGGACCTCGTTCAGA from Microlunatus phosphovorus NM-1 includes:
- a CDS encoding replication initiator, producing MADPLRLADPLALVTGAMAREVAAAQGVCGRPLIRRVLDRDTGTDTQVAIPCGSTRERACPSCAAKARRLRIQQCAEGWHRDTEPETPGDHDADDGDSDQVDEDDCAGGEAESRRARSTRRRSDAPDLPRVPVEDRTVGRTYVSPEGREYRPSMFLTLTLPSYGAVRAGAPVDPGTYDYRRAALDAVVFPRLVDRFWQNLRRVAGYRVQYFAAVEPQHRLAPHLHAAIRGTIPRQVIKQVVRATYVQVWWPSFETPVYVYRRPRWDGHDYCDPDTGQLLPTWQDALDQVDPDTPAHVARFGKQLDMAGIVAPSVDADRAIRYLTKYLTKSIADAYTPTDDDTPADPRYAAHIDRLHAELQYLPCGERCANWLRYGIQPMDAGPGLIAGRCGGKAHDWDHLGLGGRRVLVSRQWSGKTLAEHRADRATVVREALEAAGMLGPEIERMAATVLAKDGKPRFVWTDTRPDAATYIRLVLAAVAEQRRWRTEYQAAKEAAAAPVDNRSAAPP
- a CDS encoding helix-turn-helix domain-containing protein codes for the protein MEKMLFTVRETAEMLSVSRNRVYELIYAEQLASIKIGRSRRVSRASILRFVESATPAT
- a CDS encoding tyrosine-type recombinase/integrase, which translates into the protein MTGAIRRLALEAEEGRLRPGRAPTLGVWLERYLTEVAPATVRPNTVHRYRQEVRLYIGPALGKVPLDKLRPDQISAFYQDQLTRISAGSVRRLHALLRRALTVAVRWQLVGWNPVTAVDPPSLSRLEVQPYSEEETRQLLAAVAGSRFEARWLLGVMSGMRQGEVLGLAWQDVDLVEGTARVRQALQYQPGNGLQLVPPKTARSRRTVPLPQVTVDALRLLQVRQAESRVKAGEFWEDWGLVFSTEVGTPIHPRNDYRDFQLIVERVGLRRIRLHDLRHTAASLMLAQGVPARVVMEVLGHSQISITLNTYTHVSAGLSREAADRMQLLLGGASEVVAASLAAEAAPSADEVDGADSKSGAD
- a CDS encoding type II toxin-antitoxin system RelE/ParE family toxin, producing MAKQHQGYEDWRWWSSRADGRAAAKKEFEKLPVGIQGEFLGIMSRWLSQTHARHEYDSLGRGLHELRVREGNNHFRVLFAIEGRLCIALSAFYKNQQQLPKKEGETARKRMRSGTSVPFDQG
- a CDS encoding helix-turn-helix domain-containing protein, producing the protein MTSTSGSFSAYLNERLADPELRAGHEDYEARRAIVAELVSRRKALGLSQSQVARRMGVKQPTVSGFENEDTDPRLSTMHRYARAVDACISMRIHARDEDGAWAPAGLWKGWRPSATPCTLGNVAPPYKGAEVVDLDAYRRLEGHRKVAANAR